In Arthrobacter citreus, a single genomic region encodes these proteins:
- the menC gene encoding o-succinylbenzoate synthase — protein sequence MLIQQIELFLMEQPLKIPFKTSYGTYEKRESIIVKIIDENGLSGYGEVVAFSEPWYTEETIYSALHVLQDFLIPKLVNKQFNHPNEVASQLNQFKGNQMAKAGLEGAYWDLYSKQNSISLAQALGGNKSEIPVGVVISIDEPGKMTKQIGDYLAEGYKRFKIKVSRENDYEIVSTIRNSYPSIPLMIDANSDYSIDDIPQLRKLDQFNLMMIEQPFGERQFIEHAILQKEISTPVCLDESICSIEDVQIAHELKACKIITVKPGRVGGLTNSIEIHRYCVEKNIPIWVGGMIETGISRIQNVALASLPGFTIPGDISASSRHWEHDIIYPEVALIKGKVRVPDGPGIGVEVDEARVRSLSKKIYRHA from the coding sequence ATGTTAATTCAACAAATTGAATTATTTTTAATGGAACAGCCTTTAAAGATACCATTTAAAACAAGCTATGGTACATATGAAAAACGTGAAAGTATTATTGTTAAAATTATCGATGAAAATGGATTAAGTGGTTATGGAGAAGTTGTTGCTTTTTCTGAACCGTGGTATACGGAAGAAACGATTTATTCCGCACTTCATGTTTTACAAGATTTCTTAATTCCAAAATTAGTAAATAAGCAATTTAATCATCCTAATGAAGTAGCATCGCAGTTAAATCAATTTAAAGGGAATCAAATGGCTAAAGCAGGGCTTGAAGGTGCGTATTGGGATTTGTATAGTAAACAAAATTCAATTTCGTTAGCGCAAGCTTTAGGGGGCAATAAATCTGAGATACCAGTTGGGGTCGTTATTAGTATAGACGAGCCAGGAAAAATGACAAAACAAATTGGTGACTATTTAGCAGAAGGATATAAACGATTTAAAATAAAGGTTTCGAGGGAAAATGATTACGAAATTGTATCTACTATCCGAAATAGTTATCCGTCAATTCCTCTAATGATTGATGCTAATTCGGATTATTCGATAGACGACATCCCTCAGCTAAGAAAATTAGATCAATTTAATCTAATGATGATTGAGCAGCCTTTCGGTGAGCGCCAATTTATTGAACATGCTATTCTTCAAAAGGAAATTTCGACCCCTGTTTGTTTAGATGAAAGTATTTGTTCCATTGAGGATGTTCAAATTGCCCACGAACTAAAAGCATGTAAGATCATTACTGTAAAGCCTGGCAGAGTCGGAGGATTAACCAACTCAATCGAAATTCATCGTTATTGCGTTGAAAAGAATATTCCAATTTGGGTTGGAGGTATGATTGAAACAGGAATCTCTAGAATTCAAAACGTTGCATTAGCCTCTCTTCCAGGCTTTACGATCCCTGGAGATATATCGGCCTCATCTAGACATTGGGAGCACGATATTATTTATCCAGAGGTAGCATTAATAAAAGGGAAAGTTAGAGTTCCAGATGGGCCTGGTATAGGAGTAGAAGTGGATGAAGCAAGAGTCAGAAGTCTTTCTAAAAAGATTTATAGACATGCTTAA
- the yidD gene encoding membrane protein insertion efficiency factor YidD, with amino-acid sequence MNKILIGIIRFYQKWISPATPPSCRFYPTCSHYGLEALQTHGALKGSYLTTKRILKCHPFHPGGFDPVPEKKNNEIKKDTVKET; translated from the coding sequence ATGAATAAAATATTAATTGGAATCATTCGATTTTATCAAAAATGGATATCACCTGCCACTCCACCTTCATGTAGATTTTATCCTACATGCTCTCATTACGGATTAGAGGCACTACAAACTCATGGTGCGCTAAAAGGCTCTTATTTAACGACTAAAAGAATACTTAAGTGCCATCCGTTTCATCCAGGTGGATTTGATCCAGTACCTGAGAAGAAAAATAATGAAATAAAAAAAGATACGGTCAAAGAAACTTGA
- the ytzI gene encoding YtzI protein — protein MTGVFVVSGIIIVVVFGAFVLTVNKGYGVQHKVDKLEDVKMNNNHDEK, from the coding sequence ATGACTGGAGTATTTGTTGTTAGTGGAATTATTATCGTTGTTGTGTTTGGTGCATTCGTACTTACTGTAAATAAAGGCTATGGAGTACAGCATAAAGTCGATAAGCTAGAAGACGTAAAAATGAATAATAACCATGATGAAAAATAA
- the ytkD gene encoding nucleoside triphosphatase YtkD, translating to MYIFKDFYHNTVELSFEKHPFSLNPKHVWVICKYNDQWLLTDHQRRGYEFPGGKVEEGETPEEAAKREVLEETGGNVSKINYLGQYRVTGKDKIIIKNIYFAEISELLTQKHYFETNGPVLLDEFPPNIKRDRRFSFIMRDEVFSQSLSYLNNKKGSLL from the coding sequence ATGTACATATTTAAAGATTTTTACCATAATACAGTTGAATTATCATTTGAGAAGCATCCATTTTCACTCAATCCAAAGCATGTTTGGGTTATTTGTAAGTACAATGACCAATGGTTACTAACAGACCACCAAAGAAGAGGATACGAATTTCCAGGTGGAAAAGTAGAAGAAGGCGAAACGCCAGAAGAAGCTGCTAAACGCGAAGTTTTAGAAGAAACCGGTGGAAATGTATCTAAAATTAATTACCTAGGGCAGTATCGTGTTACAGGTAAGGACAAAATCATTATAAAAAATATTTACTTTGCCGAAATAAGTGAACTTTTAACACAAAAGCATTATTTTGAAACAAACGGGCCTGTCCTATTAGATGAATTTCCACCAAACATAAAAAGAGATCGACGATTTAGTTTTATCATGCGTGACGAAGTATTTTCACAAAGTTTAAGTTATTTAAATAATAAAAAAGGCTCACTTTTATAA
- a CDS encoding ABC transporter permease, giving the protein MDKVYDELKSYHDKIAKKNRRKKLLVFFIQILIIIIFFIAWELLSHRRIIDPLLFSAPTKIYDLFISKIADGSIYHDAMTTITETLVGFILGTILGLVLAIILWWYPFTSKVLDPFLVVFNAMPKVALGPIIIVIFGPSYSSIIAMGIIISFVITALVIYQAFLQVDENYVKVIKSFGATKTQIFKNVIFPASIPTVISTLKVNVGLAWVGVIVGEFLVSKSGLGYLIVYGFQVFNFTLVLMSVLIISVCAGVMYIIVEYIERKTLKK; this is encoded by the coding sequence GTGGATAAAGTATATGATGAGCTAAAATCATATCATGACAAAATAGCAAAAAAAAATCGCCGCAAAAAACTTTTAGTATTTTTTATCCAAATATTAATTATTATTATATTTTTCATAGCTTGGGAGCTCTTAAGCCACCGAAGAATAATTGATCCATTATTATTTAGTGCACCAACTAAAATTTACGATTTATTCATCTCTAAAATTGCGGATGGCTCGATTTATCATGATGCTATGACTACGATTACTGAAACGCTAGTTGGCTTTATATTAGGCACAATTCTTGGCTTAGTTCTAGCCATCATACTTTGGTGGTATCCATTTACTTCAAAAGTACTAGACCCGTTTTTAGTAGTCTTTAATGCAATGCCAAAAGTTGCGCTTGGCCCAATCATTATCGTAATTTTTGGCCCTTCATATTCTTCAATAATTGCCATGGGAATTATTATAAGTTTTGTCATTACAGCACTAGTTATTTATCAAGCCTTTTTACAAGTAGACGAAAATTACGTAAAAGTAATTAAAAGTTTTGGAGCAACAAAAACTCAAATCTTTAAAAATGTCATCTTTCCTGCTAGTATACCTACCGTCATTTCAACATTAAAAGTAAATGTCGGCTTAGCTTGGGTAGGAGTGATTGTCGGAGAGTTCTTAGTTTCTAAAAGCGGACTCGGCTATTTAATCGTATATGGCTTCCAAGTATTTAACTTCACGCTCGTCTTAATGAGTGTATTAATCATCAGCGTTTGCGCTGGTGTAATGTATATTATTGTTGAATATATAGAGAGAAAAACATTAAAAAAATAA